The following coding sequences are from one Arcobacter nitrofigilis DSM 7299 window:
- a CDS encoding EamA family transporter, with protein MNLKSILLALIVVFIWGVNFSVIKFGLEELPPILFSSLRFFIVAIPAIFFVPFPKTSVWNVLGVGLFLGVLKFSFLFIAMKADASAGISSLLLQAQVIFTIILSMIIFKEKVTIAQSIGMLIALIGFGFFFFTVDTNITLLGIVLILCASIFWSVSNIIMKQIKDVNLLHFMVWVSLIPPLPLFILSYFYESHEPLTLLLNSSVKTWASVAYTGYISTLVAFAIWGWLLKNYNSAVVTPFALAIPVVGIIGSNILLNEQLNHIETLGAILILSGLFISVLGNRIYKFVLRVEKRRV; from the coding sequence GTGAATTTAAAAAGTATTTTATTAGCATTAATTGTTGTTTTTATTTGGGGAGTTAATTTCTCAGTGATAAAGTTTGGATTAGAAGAGTTACCTCCCATACTTTTTTCCTCTTTAAGATTTTTTATAGTAGCTATTCCTGCCATATTTTTTGTACCTTTTCCTAAAACATCTGTTTGGAATGTTTTGGGAGTTGGACTGTTTTTAGGTGTTTTGAAATTTTCGTTTTTATTTATTGCCATGAAAGCAGATGCAAGTGCAGGAATTTCTTCGCTACTTTTACAAGCGCAAGTTATATTCACAATAATTCTTAGTATGATTATTTTTAAAGAAAAAGTTACAATAGCACAATCAATAGGTATGCTAATAGCCCTTATTGGATTTGGATTTTTCTTTTTTACAGTTGATACAAATATTACTCTTCTAGGAATAGTTTTAATACTATGTGCTTCAATTTTTTGGTCAGTATCAAATATAATTATGAAACAAATAAAAGATGTAAATCTTTTGCATTTTATGGTTTGGGTAAGTTTGATTCCACCACTTCCTTTATTTATACTCTCTTATTTTTATGAGTCACATGAACCATTAACTTTATTGTTAAACTCTAGTGTTAAAACTTGGGCTTCAGTTGCATATACTGGGTATATTTCCACTTTGGTTGCTTTTGCTATTTGGGGATGGTTACTTAAAAATTATAACTCTGCTGTTGTTACTCCCTTTGCTTTAGCAATACCTGTTGTTGGGATTATTGGTTCAAATATTTTGCTTAATGAGCAATTAAATCATATAGAAACTCTTGGTGCTATTTTGATATTGTCGGGATTATTTATTTCAGTATTGGGAAATAGGATTTATAAATTTGTTTTAAGAGTAGAAAAAAGAAGAGTTTAA